In one Hyphomicrobium sp. 99 genomic region, the following are encoded:
- the cpaB gene encoding Flp pilus assembly protein CpaB: MKRAQLIGFSVALSAAVLAYYVASSFVRPPPAPVTVEKTVNSTEVLVAGSDIPVGQIVNEGSFRWVSWPSEAVSTSYVTKQGGGIAMMHNLSGSVARSPMLAGEPVTTQKLIKAGQGGVLAAILPQGMRAISTKIKAETAAGSLILPNDHVDVILIRQVRNRGNQEESVADTLFRNVRVMAIGQQIETKEGKKAADSSATTATLELTPRQAEMMALANAMGEITLSLRSVADLSTDPARAGGLNLDKPKNNSVRIVRYGAKSRVYGVN, translated from the coding sequence ATGAAACGGGCTCAGCTCATTGGGTTTTCGGTGGCGTTAAGCGCCGCTGTACTCGCTTATTACGTGGCGAGTTCTTTCGTGCGTCCGCCGCCAGCTCCAGTCACTGTCGAAAAAACCGTCAACAGCACTGAAGTTCTGGTCGCTGGATCGGATATTCCCGTCGGGCAGATCGTCAACGAGGGCAGCTTCCGCTGGGTATCCTGGCCGTCCGAAGCCGTCTCTACGAGCTACGTCACGAAGCAGGGCGGCGGCATCGCGATGATGCACAATCTTTCGGGCTCAGTGGCGCGCTCCCCGATGCTCGCCGGCGAGCCCGTCACCACTCAGAAGCTGATCAAGGCGGGCCAAGGCGGCGTCCTGGCTGCGATCCTGCCGCAAGGCATGCGCGCCATCTCGACGAAAATCAAAGCCGAGACGGCTGCCGGTAGCCTGATCCTCCCGAACGATCATGTCGACGTTATCCTGATCCGTCAGGTGCGCAATCGCGGCAATCAGGAAGAGAGCGTCGCCGATACGCTGTTTCGCAATGTCCGTGTGATGGCCATTGGGCAGCAGATCGAGACGAAGGAAGGCAAGAAGGCGGCTGATAGCTCGGCGACGACGGCGACGTTGGAGCTGACGCCGCGGCAAGCAGAGATGATGGCGCTTGCGAATGCGATGGGCGAAATCACCCTTTCGCTTCGTAGCGTTGCCGATTTGAGCACTGATCCGGCGCGGGCCGGCGGTCTCAACTTGGACAAGCCTAAAAACAATTCCGTGCGCATCGTTCGCTACGGAGCCAAGTCGCGTGTGTATGGCGTGAACTGA
- a CDS encoding prepilin peptidase, producing the protein MTSLASLFLMTFPVAMAFAAANDLFTMKIPNKISLALVGGFVAVAVLTQMPLETFGTNLAIGLVTLAVTFVLFSLNLLGGGDAKLIAAGSIWIGANQVVGYLVCVAVFGGVLSLVILGYRNWFPAQSFALPGWAQRLHVQKGPIPYGIAIAAGALAIFPMTDIFLSLV; encoded by the coding sequence ATGACGTCGCTCGCCTCGCTTTTCCTGATGACGTTCCCTGTGGCGATGGCCTTTGCCGCAGCCAACGATCTTTTCACGATGAAAATACCGAACAAGATTTCGCTGGCGCTCGTCGGCGGCTTCGTCGCGGTGGCTGTTCTCACTCAGATGCCGCTGGAGACGTTCGGCACGAACCTCGCGATCGGGCTCGTGACCCTTGCCGTGACCTTCGTTCTCTTTTCGCTCAATCTTCTCGGCGGCGGCGATGCCAAGCTGATCGCGGCCGGCAGCATTTGGATCGGCGCCAACCAGGTTGTCGGATACCTCGTCTGCGTCGCAGTGTTCGGCGGCGTTCTTTCGTTGGTAATCCTCGGTTATCGCAACTGGTTTCCGGCTCAATCCTTTGCTCTTCCGGGATGGGCGCAGCGCCTCCACGTGCAAAAGGGGCCTATTCCGTACGGCATCGCCATCGCCGCTGGCGCGCTCGCGATTTTTCCGATGACCGACATTTTTCTTTCGCTCGTGTGA
- a CDS encoding Flp family type IVb pilin, which translates to MRNFLRDEDGATALEYALIAGIVSVCIVAGLTQVSTFLQAAFSSIASIVTAANS; encoded by the coding sequence ATGCGGAACTTTCTTCGCGATGAAGACGGCGCAACGGCCCTTGAATACGCGTTGATCGCGGGGATCGTGAGTGTTTGCATCGTCGCCGGTTTGACCCAGGTATCAACTTTCTTGCAGGCCGCTTTTTCGTCCATCGCTTCTATCGTTACCGCGGCTAATTCATAG
- a CDS encoding Flp family type IVb pilin, giving the protein MNMFSRFMNDESGATAIEYGLIAAIVGVGIIAGLTPLKTALVNTFTGVGTSLTTGVAPTP; this is encoded by the coding sequence ATGAACATGTTTTCGCGTTTCATGAACGACGAGTCGGGTGCAACGGCCATCGAATACGGCCTGATCGCCGCGATCGTCGGTGTCGGCATCATCGCAGGGCTTACCCCTCTTAAGACCGCGCTGGTCAACACCTTCACGGGCGTCGGCACTTCCCTCACCACGGGCGTGGCCCCGACCCCGTAA
- a CDS encoding pilus assembly protein N-terminal domain-containing protein, protein MIRSVACACLIGLVGTPASAADLIVRYDQSQLLRLPRPASEIIVGNPSIADVTLQDGNLLVVTGKTFGITNIIALDTDHNVIQDQRVMVERDDRRVVNLHKGTQRFTFACTPNCEPTLTIGDEKDFFENVKSANSSKTKFSEGASDQGVNANNQQ, encoded by the coding sequence ATGATTCGGAGCGTCGCCTGCGCTTGCCTCATCGGATTGGTTGGAACGCCGGCCTCCGCCGCCGACTTGATCGTGCGCTACGACCAATCGCAATTGCTGCGGCTTCCAAGGCCCGCGTCCGAAATCATCGTCGGCAATCCATCGATTGCGGACGTCACGCTTCAGGACGGAAATCTGCTCGTCGTGACGGGGAAGACATTCGGCATCACGAACATCATCGCTCTAGATACCGACCATAACGTCATCCAGGATCAGCGTGTGATGGTGGAGCGCGACGACCGCAGGGTCGTGAATTTGCATAAAGGGACGCAACGCTTCACATTCGCCTGCACGCCAAACTGCGAACCGACACTGACGATCGGCGACGAGAAAGACTTCTTCGAGAACGTAAAATCGGCCAACTCGAGCAAGACGAAGTTCTCAGAAGGTGCCTCTGATCAAGGCGTCAACGCCAACAACCAACAATAA
- a CDS encoding pilus assembly protein, protein MFIFALIGCAFYFFIANSIEKGMDQATRLVRTGQAVTQKMTVEQFRKTICTGAGSWIDCNKLKVVASPTDDWSKVKDPIQCLGNTQNQDQIMKATDLIAIYTGTASQVVMVTTCYQWDFTAKLPFIKLGNAPDGSTVIQTATAFRSEPYPSN, encoded by the coding sequence ATGTTCATCTTCGCGCTCATCGGCTGCGCCTTCTATTTCTTTATAGCGAACTCGATCGAGAAGGGCATGGATCAGGCGACCCGGCTTGTCCGAACTGGCCAGGCCGTTACTCAGAAGATGACTGTCGAGCAATTCAGAAAGACCATCTGCACGGGGGCAGGTAGCTGGATCGATTGCAACAAACTCAAAGTCGTCGCCTCCCCAACGGACGACTGGAGCAAAGTCAAAGATCCGATTCAGTGCTTGGGCAACACTCAAAACCAAGACCAAATCATGAAGGCCACGGATTTGATCGCAATCTATACGGGCACCGCGAGCCAGGTCGTTATGGTCACAACCTGCTACCAGTGGGATTTTACGGCCAAGCTGCCCTTCATAAAACTTGGCAATGCTCCAGACGGTTCGACCGTGATCCAAACTGCAACAGCGTTCCGCAGCGAGCCATACCCGAGCAATTGA